The genomic window CTTGGTCCTCCACCCGAACGGCCGCCGCGACCGGGAACGGCAGCTCGGTCTCGGTCACCAACGACGCCCGCAATCCCGCCTCGGAGGCGGCCGCGGCCTCGTCGCGAACCTGGCCGACCATGTCCTCGCTGTGGACATAGGTGTAGGCGGGGCACCGCTCGAATTGGCACTCGATACCCAACGTGGTGGCGGTCCGTGCGACGTGATCGACGGCGTCCTGCTGCGACGCGGCATACAGCCGCGCCGCCTCCGCGCCGAACTCGCTGTAGACCAACGTATGCAGGGCCGTCAGCTTCGCGGTGGTGTAACCGGTGACCCCGGCGGCGATGCGGTCGGCCTCGAGCACCGCCACCGAACGACCGGTCTGCACCAACTCCCACGCCGTGCACAAGCCGGCAATCCCGCCACCGACGACCGCCACATCGACGGTCAGATCCTCGACGACCGGCGGATACGAGGTCGCCTCGGTGGAATCCATCCAGAACGATTCATCGATCACCCCAGCGTTCACACCGCCCGCATACCCTCGGCAACTCCACCCAATCCCGACAACCGCGCGGTCCGTCAGGAGCCGATGGGCTCTCCCTCACGACTTCTGTGCAGGCTGTAAGGGACCGCGGCCAGCACTGTGACAGGCACGGTCGCACCGGCCGGGGTGCGGTAGGTGCGCTGCTCACCCGTCCGGGCGCCGAGGAGAGCTTCGCCGAGCGGGGACTGCGGGGAATAGATCTCGATGTCGCCGTGCTCGGCTGCCCGGCTCGCGAAGAGGAACGTCTCTGTGTCGCCGGTGTCGTCGTAGCGGACGGTGAGCACCATGCCGGGTTCGGCGACGCCGTCGTCGGGCGGATCCTCACCGACCACGGCGTGGGTGAGCATGTCGAGGATGTGGTTGATGCGGGCTTGGCGGGCGCGTTGTAGCGCGATGCGGTTCTCGTCGGTGCTGCCGCTGTCGACGGCGTCCCGGTCGAGCAGGGCGCGCAGTTCGTCGAGTTCCGCTTGCAAGCGCTGATGGGCGTCCTGAGAGATCCATACGCGTTGCGGGGTGGTCATTTGTTCTCCTACTGGTTGTGCTCGCCGCTTCGTCGGCGTGGAAATGTGGTGAAGTCCGCGAGGATGCGCCGGGCTTCGACTCGGGCTTCGCCCGCGGTGGTGGTCGTGTTCGATCAGCGGCACCGAAGGGACACGGGAGTCTTCGCCACGAGGATTCGTCGTCAGGGGCGGGAAGTGCCGCCGCCCCTGACGACTCGGGGAGCCCCGATCGGGGCCGAAGCCGGTCCCGGCGCGGTCAGGCCGCCTGGGGCAGTTTCCGGAGCAGGCGTTCAGCTCGGCGGGCGGTGACGGCGGTGAGCTGCACGCCGCGTTCCCGCAGGAAACCGGGCGTCGACCGCCCTACGATGCCCGCTCCGACAGCGACCGCGGAGCGCGGCTGGCCGTCGAGTCGTCCGCTGTCGACCATCGCTACCTCCCTGTCGGCCTGTCACTGATGACTTCCAGCATGGAGTGGGAAGCGGTCGTGGGGTTTGTCGCGTTCGGACAATGACGGTGGTTCGAACTGTCGCGATCCGACAGTGGGCGGGAGGATCAGTCGGTGTCCGCGGCGGCCAGTTCGATCATCGTGGCCACGCGCATACGCGAGTCCTCTAGATCGAGCGTGGTGACATCGGCCATCTTGCGCAGCCGGTAGCGCACGGTGTTCTCGTGCACGCCGAGCCGCTCGCCGGCTCGCGCGAGGTCACCCATCGTCTCCAGCCACGCGCGCAGCGTGGCCACGTATCGGGTGCCGTGCGCGCTGTCGTGGCGGCGCAGATCGGCAACCGGTCCACGGGCCGGGGTGCGGCCGGATTTCGCCGCGGTCCGCAATCGCTGCAGCAGGATGTCCTGCCACGCCTCGTCGTAAGCCGGCGCCGGACCACTCGAGGATCGAATCTCGTGCAGGGCCAGGCACTCGTCGGCTTCCGGGAGAGCCGAAGCCAGCTCCGTCGCCGACGCCACAGCGCTGATTCCGGCCGAGACACAAGCCTGCTCGGGCAGCGCCGACCGCAACGCGCTCACCCAGCGGCGTGCGGTCTCCGCTTCCCGAGCGGGCAGCACGGTGTAGACGGCGTTGCCCGACAACGCGCTGCGCCCCGGCCGCGACCAGCCGAAACCGGTGGTCGCCCGCTCGAACAGCAGCATCAGCGCCGCGTCGCGGTCAGCTCCCACCCGCGCGTGCACCGCGATCACCCGCAACCCCTCCGGCGGCAAACCGAGCCTGCTGGCCGCGGTGGCGGAATCCGCAGCGCCTTCCAAAAGCCGGATCACCAGCTCGGATTCGACCTGACGTTCCAAGTCGGCGCTGGCCCTGGAGCGCAGCAGATGCAACGCCACCGTGTGAGCTCCATCGGTCAGCGCCGCCAACCGCGCGCCCTCCAACGGTGTCGGCGTCGCCACCCACACCGAGCCGAGCAGCCGCCGACCCGTCCGCGCCGCGGCGACCATCCGGCCGGACAGACCATGCTCCGAATCACCCGGCACGAACAACGGCTCGCCGGAATCCGCCAAATGCGCGAATACGCCACGCTGTTCGAGCAGTGCCCGCAGATACTGCGGCGCCTGACGACTCAAAATGGTTTCCACGCGTGCGGGATCGGCGTGCTGCTGGCCGCGCGAATAGGCCAGCACCCGCGACAGCCGATCCTCGATCGTCACCGGCCCGCCGACCGTGTCGGCCACACTGTCGGCCAACGCGAACAAATCCGTGGGACCCCGGCCCGACTCGGTCTCGCGGCCCTCCAACACCAGCCCGTAGACCACGGCGGCCAACTCACTCCACGCCACCGCGGGATCGACCATCAACACCGCGACCGCGTCACCGGTCTCGGCGAACCCGAACTGCTCGTCCACGCCGCGCACCAACACCACAACGGCGCGCGCGGAACCCGCCCAGCCCACGGCCTGCTCCACCGACTCCGCCCCCACCGCGAGCAGGACGTCACCGGTGACCACCGCACGTTCCGCGGTGGCCTCGGGCAGCACCACACTGCTCAGCTCCGTGGCCCGCGACACCGAACAGGACCGCAGCCGAACTCCGTAACCACCGAGCACATTGACCAAACGATCCAACGTCACCATCAGCCGCGCTCCTCACCTCCGACCCCTTGTCAGCGTAGAAGTGCCGCCTCGCCGCGCTGTGCGCTGCTGACCCACACGGTTCGGTCGGGTCGGCTTCGACAGTGAGTCGACGCTCTGGAGCCGTGTCACCAAGCCACGCTCGCATCTCGTCGGCGTGTTTACGCAGCAGTCCGGCGTCGACGAGTTGCTTTTGCGGCCTTCGGGATAACGACCACCATGGTGGGCATAAACATCACGGTGCGACGCTGATGTGCAGATCTTGACCGCGTGACCTGATTTCACCAATAATCGTTGGTGTAATTGCCAAAGTGTGGAGGTTGCCATGACAGATGACATGCGACAGGCCAAACACCCGGTCAGCGCCGCTCTCGCCGGGCCTTACGGACATCCGTTCCATCCGATCCTGGTCACGGTGCCGATCGGAGCATGGCTGGCGAGCGTGGTGTTCGATATCGGCTCGCATGCGGTCGACGATCCCGCGTTCCTCGCTCGTGGCGCACAGTGGCTGATCGCCATCGGCGTGCTCGGCGCTCTCGCCGCCGCGACGGTGGGATTCTTGGACCTGTTCGCCATCCCGACCGGCACGCCCGCTTTCCGAATCGGGCTGATCCACATGGGTTTGAACCTCGGCGTCACCGCGGCGTTCGCGCTCAGCTTCTGGTGGCGCACCTCCGGAACCGGTGTGGACGACCCGGTTGCCGCAGGCCCGCTGACGCTGTCGATCCTCGCCATGCTGGTGCTGACCGTCTCGGGATACCTAGGCGGCAAACTCGCCTACCACTACGGCGTGCGCGTCGCCGACGAGACCACCCAGGCCGCCGGCTACCGCCGCTGACCCACCTCCGCTGACAACTCACGAAAGGCGAGGTCGAAGGTTCAAGAGAGTTCGATCATCGGACCTGGAAAGACGACGTCACGGAAACCGCCGCCGATCTTCTTACCGCCGTCGCCCGCGGTCCAGGTCGGTTCACCGGTTTTCCAACCGTCGTGTCGGTACCACTCCAGGTCGTCGTGCCCGTCGATGCCATAGATCTGGCCGCCGCCGTCGTACGAGCCGAACACCCGGCCGTACGCATCCCAGCCGCTACCCACCCGCCGGCCACCCTCACCTGCGGTCCAGGCAGGCGAACCGTCGGCCCAGCCGTCATGGCGGTACCAATCCATCTCCCCATCGGCGGTGATCCCGTAGATGATGCCGTTACCGACCGAGAACACCCTCGGATAAACACCCCACCCCGCGCCGACGGGACGCCCGCCCTCACCCCCGGTCCACGCCGGTGACCCTTCCGTCCACCCGTCGTGGCGATACCAATGCAATTCACCCTCGGGCGTGATCCCATAGATGACGAAACCGTCGGGCTGCCCCGCCACCATCCGCCGACCGCCCGCGAAAACCTGCGCATACGCGTTCCAGCCGCTACCCACCAAACGACCGCCATCCCCCGCCGTCCAGGCCGCGGTACCGTCCTCGAACCCATCGTGGCTGTACCAGTGCATGTCCCCCGCGGGCGTGATCGCGTAGATGATCCCTCGGGCTCCAGCACTGAAAACGGAACTGTAGGCATCCCAGCCGGAGCCGATGTTCAACCCTCCGCCGAGCCCCGTCCAGGCGTTCGCGCCGTCCGACGTTCCGTCATGACGGGCCCATTGCAAGCGTCCGTCCGGCTTGATCCAGTAGAAAACTTGACCGAGATCACTCATCGGTCCTCCATTCGGTTGCCGATTGGGGAACGCGGAACCGCCAGCCAGCAGAAGTATTCCATGTGGGTGGAGACCCGAGGGCAATTCGGGGTGAGCAGAATTCGGCCGTTTAACCGCCCGAACCGAGGGAATCCGAGATCGCCGACGGCAAGTCCCGGCACCGCGGCCGTGACATCGATAACCTCCATGTTGACACCGCTTACACGAGCGGTAATGTAAGCGATGTACACATGATTGTCGAGAGAAGGGATATTGGCATGTACGCGGTGACGCTCGACAGCTTCGGTGCACCCGAGGTCATGAAATGGGCCCGGGTGGACGACCCGCCCGCCCCCGGCCCGGGTGAGGTGGCCATCGACGTGGTGGCCGCGGGGGTGAACCGCGCCGACGTCATGCAACGCTACGGCCTCTACCCGCCACCGCCCGGCGCCAGCGAGATCCTCGGCCTCGAAGTTTCCGGTTTCGTCGCCGAAGTCGGTGCGGGCGTGGCGGATTGGCGTCCCGGCGATGCCGTGTGCGCGCTGCTGGCGGGCGGCGGCTACGCCGAACGAGTGAACGTGCCCGCCACCCAAGTGCTTCCGGTGCCCGAGGGCGTCGGCATGACCGCCGCGGCGGCGCTACCCGAGGCGGCCGCTACCGTCTGGTCGAATCTGGTGATGACGGCAGGCCTGCGCAGCGGACACGCGCTGCTGATTCACGGCGGCGGCAGCGGAATCGGTACGCACGCGATTCAAGTCGGCCGAGCGCTCGGCGCTCGGGTAGCGGTGACGGCGGGATCGCAATTCAAATTGGAGCGGGCACGGGAGTTGGGAGCGAACACCCTCGTCAACTACCGGGAAGAGGATTTCGCGGACGTCATGACCACCGAATATTCCGGCGCGAACGTCATTCTCGACATCATGGGCGGAAGTTATCTGAACAAGAATGTGGAGGCACTGGCCGACGACGGACACCTGACGATCATCGGATTACAAGGTGGAGCGACCGCCGAACTGAATCTCGCTGCGCTCCTGGGCAAGCGAGGCTCCATTCATGTCACGAACTTGCGCCGCCGACCCCAGCGTGGTCCCGGCTCGAAGGCCGAGATCATCACCGAATTGCGCGAGCGTCTGTGGCCGCTGATTTCCGACGGAACAGTCGTGCCGGTCGTCTCCGCGCAAGTCCCGATCACCGATGTCGCGGAGGCACATCCGCTGCTGGACTCCCCCGAGACCGTCGGCAAGGTGGTGCTCACGGTTCGCGAGCCCTGAACCGGTATCCACCCGATCAGCCGCACCCCAGGGAGTCATCACCCGATGCGAGGTCCGAGTATCGCGTGGACCGCCGTGCGGACCCGGTCGGCAACCGCCTCGGCAGGCGCGGCCTCGAACTTGCCGTCGAGATGCAGGAAGGCGAGCCCGTGCACCAGCGCCCACACCGCCGTCGCCATACCCTCCGTATCGGCACTGGGAAATGCTTGTCGCACAATGGATTTGAGGTACTCGTTGATCGCCTCCACCGCGGCCACCCGATCGGAGCTGGTGGGATCACAGCCCTCGGCGAACATCACCCGGAACAGCCCAGGTCGCGTCAGCGCGAACTGGACGTAGGCGACCGCGGTGGCGGCGAGTCCTTCCTCCGTGGTCGGTTCGGGATGCGCCGCCGCCAGATGCGCGGCCAATTCGCGGTAGCCGACCGCCGCGACGGCGGACAGCAGGGCATTGCGGTCGGCGAAATGACGATATGGCGCCGCGGTGGACACACCGGCGCGCCGGGCTGCCGCGCGGAGCGACAGCTCGGTCGCGCCGCCTTCCTCGAGGAGCTCCACGGCGGCGCGCACCAGCGCATTGGGTAGATCCCCGTGGTGATACGACGCGGTCGACGTTGCCATGGCTACAACCTAACAAGTGTTGACAGCGCTTACATGCACCGCCCAATGTTAGCGCCCGCCGAACGCGTCCTCGCCGACAATGTCGCGGTGATCGGCATGGGAGCGGCGCTCGCGGCAACTCCGGAGCTAGCGAACCGTTGCGTCAGGGTTCGGCGGAGACCAGGACCCCGATGAGCGGAAACCCGAGCGCCGTGGCGCTCCGAACACAGGAGGAAGAACGATGACGAAGGTTCTGTTCGTGATCTCGGCGGCCGACCGCTGGACACTGAACGACGGCACGGTGCATCCCTCGGGCTTCTGGGCCGAAGAGGTCGCGGTCCCGCACCGGATCTTCACCGAGGCCGGCTGGGATATCACCGTGGCGACACCGGGCGGAAAAGCGCCGACGCTCGATCACCTGAGCCTCGGCATCGCCGGCGGCATGCCGTGGAAGCGTCGTGACGTGAAACGCTACCTCGACGACATCGAGACCGTCCTCGCCACACCCGTGCCGCTCGACACCGTCGACGCGGATGCGTTCGACGTGGTGTTCTACCCCGGCGGCCACGGCCCCATGGAGGACCTCGCCTACGACGAGACTTCCGGTGCGTTGCTGGCGAACCGACTGGCCTCCGGCAAGCCGCTCGCTCTGCTGTGCCACGCGCCCGCCGCGATCCTGGCGGCGACAGCACCCGACGGCACCTCGCCCTTCGCCGGTTACCGGATGACCGGGCTCTCGAATCGGGAGGAACTGCTCAACCGGTTCGCGAGAAAGGCGCCGTGGCTGCTGGAGGACCGACTGAAGGAGGCGGGCGTCGAATACTCCAAGGCGCTGATTCCGCTGCGGCCCCACATCGTGGTCGACCGGAATCTGTACACGGGACAGAATCCGCAGTCCTCGGAGGAACTGGCCGAGCGACTCGTCGCCGATGTCGGCGCTCGGCCCGCCAACTGAATTCTCCGCCGCCTTCGGCAGTTGTTGACAGCGCTTACATTCGCGGGTTAGCCTGATGTTAGCACTGTCCACATGCGAGCGAGGGAGCTTCATCCGATGTCATCGACCTACCAGGAAACAGTCGTGGTCGACCTGGGTGGCCACGTGGTCACCGTCCCGAAAGGTGGCCTCTACGACCGGCATCGGATGAACACCGACCTGGACGAGGTCGCCTCCGATCCGCGGGTCAGCGGCGTGGAGTTCTTCCGGCGGATGCCCAAGACGAAAGTCGATTCGCGGATCGGTCCCACGCTGACCCCGAACTTCTACTACCGCATCTCCACCGCCCGGTTGACGATGCTGGCCCGCTCGCGCGCGATCCGCTCGCGCCTGCCCGAGGAGCTGGCGCCGCTCGAGGTCGCGCCGGGGTTGGGGCTGGTGTCGGTGATGTTCTTCCGCTACGAGGTGTGCGACATCGACTTCTACACCGAAGCCGCCGTCGGCATCGCCGTGCGACCGGCACGCCACGGCCGCCTCGGATTCCTCGACCTGGCCACCGGCCTGGCCAACGACCACCTGCACTCCTACGTGCTGTCGCTGCCGGTCAGCACCGATATCGCCCAAGTCCGCGGCCACGACGGCTACGGCTTCCCCAAATGGGTCACCGGTGTCGATGTCGACATCGACACCGACCGCACCACCGCACGGGTGACCAACGACGCCGGCGAGACCGACCTGGCGCTGTCGGCGGCCACCCCCGCCCAGACCGCTCGCCCGACAGGCGAGCACGTCTCCTCGCTGACCTCCTACACCACGATCGAGGGTGCCTGGCACTCGACGCTGAGCCAGATCAACGTGCTCGCGGCCGGAACCACCCGCTTCCCGCGCAACGTCGACCTTCAGATCGGGCAGGGCCGCATGGCCGAGGACCTGCGATCGCTGCGACCGATCACCACC from Nocardia bhagyanarayanae includes these protein-coding regions:
- a CDS encoding GreA/GreB family elongation factor, giving the protein MTTPQRVWISQDAHQRLQAELDELRALLDRDAVDSGSTDENRIALQRARQARINHILDMLTHAVVGEDPPDDGVAEPGMVLTVRYDDTGDTETFLFASRAAEHGDIEIYSPQSPLGEALLGARTGEQRTYRTPAGATVPVTVLAAVPYSLHRSREGEPIGS
- a CDS encoding PucR family transcriptional regulator, which produces MVTLDRLVNVLGGYGVRLRSCSVSRATELSSVVLPEATAERAVVTGDVLLAVGAESVEQAVGWAGSARAVVVLVRGVDEQFGFAETGDAVAVLMVDPAVAWSELAAVVYGLVLEGRETESGRGPTDLFALADSVADTVGGPVTIEDRLSRVLAYSRGQQHADPARVETILSRQAPQYLRALLEQRGVFAHLADSGEPLFVPGDSEHGLSGRMVAAARTGRRLLGSVWVATPTPLEGARLAALTDGAHTVALHLLRSRASADLERQVESELVIRLLEGAADSATAASRLGLPPEGLRVIAVHARVGADRDAALMLLFERATTGFGWSRPGRSALSGNAVYTVLPAREAETARRWVSALRSALPEQACVSAGISAVASATELASALPEADECLALHEIRSSSGPAPAYDEAWQDILLQRLRTAAKSGRTPARGPVADLRRHDSAHGTRYVATLRAWLETMGDLARAGERLGVHENTVRYRLRKMADVTTLDLEDSRMRVATMIELAAADTD
- a CDS encoding DUF2231 domain-containing protein, with translation MTDDMRQAKHPVSAALAGPYGHPFHPILVTVPIGAWLASVVFDIGSHAVDDPAFLARGAQWLIAIGVLGALAAATVGFLDLFAIPTGTPAFRIGLIHMGLNLGVTAAFALSFWWRTSGTGVDDPVAAGPLTLSILAMLVLTVSGYLGGKLAYHYGVRVADETTQAAGYRR
- a CDS encoding tachylectin-related carbohydrate-binding protein → MSDLGQVFYWIKPDGRLQWARHDGTSDGANAWTGLGGGLNIGSGWDAYSSVFSAGARGIIYAITPAGDMHWYSHDGFEDGTAAWTAGDGGRLVGSGWNAYAQVFAGGRRMVAGQPDGFVIYGITPEGELHWYRHDGWTEGSPAWTGGEGGRPVGAGWGVYPRVFSVGNGIIYGITADGEMDWYRHDGWADGSPAWTAGEGGRRVGSGWDAYGRVFGSYDGGGQIYGIDGHDDLEWYRHDGWKTGEPTWTAGDGGKKIGGGFRDVVFPGPMIELS
- a CDS encoding NAD(P)H-quinone oxidoreductase, which translates into the protein MYAVTLDSFGAPEVMKWARVDDPPAPGPGEVAIDVVAAGVNRADVMQRYGLYPPPPGASEILGLEVSGFVAEVGAGVADWRPGDAVCALLAGGGYAERVNVPATQVLPVPEGVGMTAAAALPEAAATVWSNLVMTAGLRSGHALLIHGGGSGIGTHAIQVGRALGARVAVTAGSQFKLERARELGANTLVNYREEDFADVMTTEYSGANVILDIMGGSYLNKNVEALADDGHLTIIGLQGGATAELNLAALLGKRGSIHVTNLRRRPQRGPGSKAEIITELRERLWPLISDGTVVPVVSAQVPITDVAEAHPLLDSPETVGKVVLTVREP
- a CDS encoding TetR/AcrR family transcriptional regulator; the protein is MATSTASYHHGDLPNALVRAAVELLEEGGATELSLRAAARRAGVSTAAPYRHFADRNALLSAVAAVGYRELAAHLAAAHPEPTTEEGLAATAVAYVQFALTRPGLFRVMFAEGCDPTSSDRVAAVEAINEYLKSIVRQAFPSADTEGMATAVWALVHGLAFLHLDGKFEAAPAEAVADRVRTAVHAILGPRIG
- a CDS encoding type 1 glutamine amidotransferase domain-containing protein, translated to MTKVLFVISAADRWTLNDGTVHPSGFWAEEVAVPHRIFTEAGWDITVATPGGKAPTLDHLSLGIAGGMPWKRRDVKRYLDDIETVLATPVPLDTVDADAFDVVFYPGGHGPMEDLAYDETSGALLANRLASGKPLALLCHAPAAILAATAPDGTSPFAGYRMTGLSNREELLNRFARKAPWLLEDRLKEAGVEYSKALIPLRPHIVVDRNLYTGQNPQSSEELAERLVADVGARPAN
- a CDS encoding acetoacetate decarboxylase family protein, which translates into the protein MSSTYQETVVVDLGGHVVTVPKGGLYDRHRMNTDLDEVASDPRVSGVEFFRRMPKTKVDSRIGPTLTPNFYYRISTARLTMLARSRAIRSRLPEELAPLEVAPGLGLVSVMFFRYEVCDIDFYTEAAVGIAVRPARHGRLGFLDLATGLANDHLHSYVLSLPVSTDIAQVRGHDGYGFPKWVTGVDVDIDTDRTTARVTNDAGETDLALSAATPAQTARPTGEHVSSLTSYTTIEGAWHSTLSQINVLAAGTTRFPRNVDLQIGQGRMAEDLRSLRPITTVRLDVTTEGQLALHMPVPTSIRSRN